TAAGTAGCCAAACTTCACAGTTCGGCTTtgttttttgttaccttgaaaacatattGTAAAAAATATGCTTTCCaaggttgacagtttcacaaatgcctttttgggcccgaaaagttttcgggacttttgagaaattATTGTTGGATGTGACGTCACTAATCGAAAGCTTCTATACACTATGACATATCAATATTGAGAGACCTAATCACCTATTATATCAATTAGGGCTGTGTTTGTGGTTATCCCAAGATGGTTTTTGCCGAAAGGTCTATATCGGAGCTGGCACCGAATCTGTATAAAAAAGAGAGAAGGGAGAAAATAAGAAGAATAAGGAACAAATCTAAAATgatattcattttatttgtcaGCTGAATTAATGCCTCCTTTCCACTATCCACGTTTCCATGAATACAATAGAACTTTAATAATGGactatttaaaagaaaattcctTAAACATAGTTAGCGATATTAATCTTGCGGTAAGCTCAACATATTTCCAATTTTTGATTGATTCGATAATCCGTGatctttttcaaagttttcttcCGGCGAATTATTGCTTCATTTTGCGCGGATTGCAATTTGCGTCCCTTGCCTTCCCTAGAGAGTGATGTTTATTTGAGCGTAGCTAGGTAGCTGAATGTACGGGCATGCATCCATATAAAATAGCGATGAGTCAAAAGTCAACACTAGAAAAGGCAATGTAGCAACGTTGCATAATTATTACTCCAATATGACTTTTACACGGGAAGAATTATTCTGTTAGGGTCGAATATTGCGCCGTGCTAGCGAAAACTGTGAATCGATATCacggatttttttttcctgggtgCACTTGAATGGCTTGATTTTTTTCCGATGTGTTTCGAACAATGGCCGAAGACACAGACCAGCTTAAAAGTGTTTTGAAGGAGCGAGCGATAGAGCTGTATAACTTATGCGATCAAGACAGGAAGGGTTATATTACAAAGAATGAATTACAGAGCGTTATAGCTGAACTTGGCCTGCCTCTGGACTCAGCTCAAGTTAAGCAGACTTTCAATGAACTGGACGAAGATCAAAATGGCTACTTGACTTTAGAGGAGTTTACCGCGGGATTTGGGCTTTTCCTCGGGATACACTCCGAAGATGAAGGTAATGGAGGACTGGAGGAAATCTCATCAATCAACGATCCCGGCCAAGAGCTATTTTTCTTGTGTGACCCCGAAGGCAAGGGATACATCACGAAAGCAGATTTGGAAAGGGTGGCCGACGATTTGAACCTGAATTTTGAacaacttgatttcattttcgaTAAACTTGACATTGACCAAAACGGCCGACTGACTATGGATGAGTTTGTGGAAGGATTTGGCTCGTTTCTGGGAGAAAATAACGTTGCGATGGAACTTGACTCGCCCAAACACGATTCGAATGAAGACGTCACCTCGCACATAGGACACGATATTTTCGAAAGTTCGGAGATCAACTTGGCATCGCCAAATCACGCGTCTGAAGAAGCCCTGTTTCGAGAGATCGTTGAAAGCGTTGGAGAAGATATATTTACTGGGTAAAATataatgtttttgttgttgattgCGCATTTTGATCTGACTAGCGTCTCATAATGAGTTAAGTGTTGGTTACTCGCTCATATCAAATTTGGCGCGTTTGCGAGCCTACAGTAAAAGCTgaactttattattgttttgattTATCGCAGACTTTGTTATGTTAGGCTCTGATATGCAAgcttcttgaaagaaaaacgtgattttgttttcgttttgaaGGTTGTGCTTGCATTCGCGTCTCCCTAATACCCTTGGGGGTtgaaatctttgtttacatgtgTATTTTTCCCGCAAGAAACGGGTCAACGATTTTGATTCCGCCTTCGTGTTTCGAACATCAGATCAGAATCGAATATTAGATTACACCACTTTGTAGGACATGAGATTTTTTCCAGTTATCAAAGTATTTTGCGGTAGTTAGCGTACTTATAAAACTCATCGTTAACAAAAGGCGGAAATTATCCACTTTATAATTATTCAAGTCCCCATTGTAAACATTATCATTTTCCTGCTGATCACTATAAACAAACTAGCTTGAATTTTGTcatatcattttaaaaaacCCTTGCCGTTAAAAGCATTTTGACTTCCTGCCTCCGTAGGAAAGGAGATTGAAGCGGAAGTTGTCAATTTCACGTGTAagaactttcaaattttatcgTTATTAAATGGTCGTCAGTGTTCGTGCGTCTCTTGTTTTGGATGGAAATACGTTAATTTTAATCACACAAAGGACGTGTAGACAAACAATTCTTTTGAATGTGACAGGAATCCACCCCTCTCTAGTTTTAAGCCAAGTTTCTTTCACCAGGCAATTTGTTGCGTAAAAAGTCTTATCAAAAACACccttaaaatgttttttaagaCGTTAGATAATCTTACCGGCACTATTCTGCCTTATCTAGATGGCTTACAAAAGACCAACTGCGAGACCTGTGGGGGGCTCTTCGGAAGAACGATGTGCGGGGATTGCAGAAATTCGAGGAGTTTCTAGGCAAAGTTTCCACAGAAATAAGACGAGCCAAAATGGATTCCGAGCAGCTGGAGTCAGCTCTTAAGAGGTAAGGCAATTGCGTGCAAATTCATTACATAAAACAGGCTTTTCTCTCAAAACGCGTCTACAGTCATCAAATTTGGTTAAGTCATAAACaggttaattttttatttcgatATGCTATTAGGTACTGaaattttatctttgtttataTGACGCGTAATTAATGATAATTGTTTTGTCTGGCTTGATTCTGCACTTTATTTTGCATGAAGGTGCATTTTAATTTCTGGACGCTccgaaaacaagaaaaactctGTACGATTCGTATTGTTTAAATGAGGGTGGAAGAAAGAGGAATAAAACTTTTATTGTGCTATCGCATCGATTATCTTGGAATTACTTCCTTACACTTGCCCACGCAAATAACATTTTGGAAATAAATACAGGCTTTGATGTGTTTAAACGTCAATCTGGTTGTTTGCTTTATTTTCCAACCTATAGAAAAGAATACAGTCCCAGTGGGTCAAGATTTCACACTCAAATTTTCATAGATATTTTCAGTAAGATTGAGGTCCTTGTGGAAAGACAGCAGCAAAGTTGTTTTCTGTGATGCTTCATGGTCCCTAATCTATAATGTATCAGACACAGCTTAGCATAATTGGTGTGATATCTCATTGACTATTTTACAAGACCAACCTCGAAAGGATATTACTCAGTTTCCAatagaaaaatattttaatattgttggttttttCATTAGGGAAATGTTTTGATATTTGTCTAGTACTATTGTCAGGCAATTTTAAAAGGGTATCCATGGAAACAGTACAGTACTGCTAAAAGACCATCTAAAatgcagttttaaaaaaattaaaaaagcaattgaaaaaaaaagcaagtccGTGATAATCTAGTATCATTTATCAAATTAATGTGATTGTTTGCAAAATTTCAGGGCAGGTCACCAAGCTACATTTTGAGATATTGCTCAACATCTCCAACAaaatttatttctgttttttttgtgattttaggTCACATTTTTATTTCCGGTCACTCATTTTGATTCCTGAGTTTTGATTATTGCGTGTGTGGCTCATTCATGCTCTCATTTACTTAAAACCAATTTTAGTCTTCTTAAGTGATGCCTGATGGCCCAAAACAAATCATCCTGAATTGTGATAAGTCCTTTGCTACCCTTCAGATACTTCCAATAACAGGAATCAGTTAGGTGCTGCCGCAAGTAACCCTGTGATTGACTGGTATACTATCCAGAGGGAGTGGCATTAGTCAAAGTTGCTTCATCCATGAAAACCGCAATAAACTCCAGTTGCATGAGCTCCTTTGGCTGTTGGCAACTTTAGCTGTTTGATTCGAAGAAAACATCCCTTGTGTGACTAGGAAATCCTTCTCCATGTAGACTACAACCCTGTAACTCTCTTATGAGTTACTGTTTTTTCAGAGAATCTTCATTGATTTTAGAATGGAATTTCTTGCTTAATTAATATTGCCATCTAAATAGTCAGTCAATGCACTGTGCATCTAATTATGTCACAGGTGCATAGATTAATTTTTGAGTTAAGTTATGATGTTAATCTACAATAAATATTGGCTTACTACTTGTCATGGGGTCCTGCTAGGGACCAGCAGTCTTATTGAGGAAGAGACTAAATAACTGGGAAacggcaaaaaaaataaaaaaataaaataaaatgaaataatccCTGTGTTCCCCAGTTATTCACTGGTCCCTTCTTTTCTCACTGCTGTATTATGTTTATCTTATGTTTGTTGGTCAACTAATGCACATGAGGGCATGCCAGTTGATATTCATTATGTTTGAAATTAATATTGTGATGTAAGGAAGGCAGAAATGGCAGACTTACTTGCATGTGACCACCTTGCAGAGTTAGACACATTTCTGGTTTCCTACGGACCGTCATTTACAACATTTAGACATATTAAGCATTTACAATGGTGCTCTGTTGTCTATGCTATTGCAAGTTAGCTTTGTTATAATGCCTTTTGTTCAATGAAAACTTTTCTCTCCAATTCTACGCAATAGTAAAACGAATTCCCATGATGTAGAAGTCCAAAAGTTATACGAGGAGATGGAACAACAAATACGAATGGAGAAAGAGAGAATTCGTAATGAGGTAAGACTCATGAAATTGCAAGATTTTTGTCTTGTCTTCCTTGCTGGTATCTTTGAAATGTGTTGTTTCATCATTTTCATAggtgccaactctcccggattatccgggagtctcccggatacggaacgaatctccctgtctcccgtacgggtcattaaatctcccggataaaaacgagtCTGTACCTTAtacagacgtttctccattctagccTCAAATTGCTtccccaagtttaaaaaaaaatctattttttcaaactcgtttcattgtttcttaatgcacttcttcatctctgagtttcaaacacacgttaatagaactaaacaaaatgacttcctttagctatcatagccatataaccgattgtttgattggatctccgattaaccaataaaaattcttgacataagtaccctgttttcccgcaaattcacaatggcggcagaacattcttgtattctgaaggagctgctggggaATGGGTGGGTGCATTtaagaggggggggggagaggaggggagggggagtgtgtaggttgatcgaggggggaggggtggggttGACCGgctggaaaaaatctccagattttagatctccataggttggcatctctgcatTTTATACTCCCAATATGAACAATGGTTGATCACTGATACTTCTGTTATTTCTTTTTCACTAAATGGCTTGGAATTGTTTTGTGTTATGAATTAAATACATGTTTGGGATTTAATTCAGCATGGGTTTGTCAATAATGAAGGCACTGAAAGTTTAAAGACTGTACAAGGAAACCTTAACTGTTTGAGTGACTGAATCTTCAACTCCGGCAGCTCCCCCAGGGGCCAGCTTTGTGGCTTTTTACACAATGCTCCCTTAGAATATTGTTCACACCAACCTATCATTTTTCTAATATTGTCATTACCGTTTTCTGCTTAGAAagagaaaattttagtttttgatgTCATCAGCGTACCCTACAATATTTCATAATCCAATTCTTTCACCCGtctgtatttaattttttgctatgttttttctctttgattACTTACAGCAATTAAAGCGTGAAAAGACATTAAAGGAAGAGCTAAGAAGGGAACTTGAAAGCAAAGAGCTGGAGATGCAACTTCTTCTACAGAAGCAAAAATCGGTCAGGTTTACATTTGACATTTGTAAAGAACACATAGACCAGTTCTACAACACTGAGGACTTCAATTAGATGTTGCCTTACAGGCCATTTTTGATTTGACTACAAAAGGTGTTTCAAACCGAGCGCATGTGCTAATTTCTGGTGATGGCAATGAGAATGAATGACAGCTAGTTTTTAAAAGAACAGATGTTGCACTAGCGTGCATAGCGAGCGCTAAAAGGGAAAGGGCAGCTCCTAAAAGTGGCGGAAAAGAGGGAATGGACGGGGAAGAGAAGCCCACTCGAGTCTTCCAAACTGAACGAATTTTGAAGTAAACTTCATTGTGAATATATTGACGGGTGCTGTTGAATCATTTCAGTGGAGAACTTTCGTGAGAAGTAAGATTATCAAActcatttgtttgctttgttaGCTGGAAgaggaaattcaaagaaaatgcagctCCGAACAAGACATAAAGAGCGAAAACGAAAAACTATTTCAGGTACGTGAAAAAAAGCGCAGTTGGattccttaaggacgttcgcgcgaaaattttccaacattgattttttttgcaaCTTTTACTACTGTAAGATGGTgtgttagttatgtcagaaatgtaaaaaaaatggggggtcaccgacttccttttggagagaacatgcccggaaaaaacacccaaaatgtaacaaaatcgggcttcgttagcgaataaggccagtgtctgtaaacccaaatatattgcaattaaatctttgaagtgaaatcttctctgccaaatattgtttaagtggacttatcaagtgaatttagtcaactggtgaggttctttaaagatcaagttcgcattttagcgaccacagtttcacgcaccttgcagccgcaagatggcaggatttgatgtcccgtaagcagaaatcttgaaatttatttaacttcccacattgattttttgttcatttttggacaacgtggagataattgtaaataaaatccgtttctggaaagaaaaattggggtcaccgaacgtccaagaccgttaaatccaggcaaagctatagcaatggccttttgccctaccatttctcattttattacttagcgcgcgcgctcgagtatgacgtggcgtgtgcatttgcgtgcgcagtaaggatgcgcagaaacaattggcgcgaacgtccttaaagatCAAAACGCTAACCTGAGGCCTTTTTTACAGTGCTGGCGCTAATTTCAACTTAGCATTTAGCCGTAACGACCGAACAACTAAGCTGTTCACCGTTTTTCTCAGATCTTTTGGAGTGTGTGTCAAATTTTAGGGATGAATTTGCCAGTTTGCTGTGGAATTGTTATTAGAGAGCTTTCGATTCTAGTATAGGACGAATCTCATAGAACAATAGTGAGCgtgcgcaaaccagcgtcattttggcgggaaaaacgtgataccgtcgtcattttagtacgaggttttgcaatgTTGTCGTGTCacaacaagtcaacaacacggtagcagtttttgcatttttcgatcagcaaagaGGCTCAGTTACCaccaataagaataactgagcaacctatactgctgataaagagtaagattaatcgtccgggttataaatCTCCCAAGTATTTTCggtaaaaacgggcagtcaaatttCGTACTCATTCTCTATGTTAGGCAACGAACACGCCTTGATAGCTAATCAGACTCGAGGATTTAGGATTCCGGCCCACAGagatgcttcagaaaaaaaatccaaaagttttattttgatgGTTCATTTAGAAAACAGTGTACCTGGAAGAGATGTTAAACTCCTCCGTCAGTTCACTCGAAGACACGAAGAGTTACGTGAATCAACTTCAAGCTCAAACAGCtttggaaaagaaagagagagcCCGGTAAGTGCGTATTACCATCACTTTAAGTGCTGTCATCCTTGGGTTTTTCCTCTTCTTCAGTGGTCGAAAATGGACTGTCCCTCCTCACTtcgaaattgtttttgtttttgcctaaaGCGagtgaaaaaaatgttaaaaggacggtgcctactaattaaagatatttttgccccggtgtgtgattatgcaggaaatgtagatcttaacaagtgttattgaaatccaaaaagaaaattgggggtaaccacgcatttttcaaagataattcatgaataatatttgtaaaaagctgtaaaatacaaagcaatgtatggcgttctttctcaaattgaaacttaattatctctcaaaaatgcatggttacccccaattttttttttgaataccaagagtacttactaagatctactttccccggatagttttaaaccgcgcaaaaatatccctgtattagtaagcatcggcgataggaaatccgagtatctggagatgcgcagaacgtatgcgcaataacaatagtaggcaccatccttaaaaaGTCGTCTAATTTAAATGCTATTGGACACTTTAATGTTATACAGCGAAGTCAACTCTatcattgcattttttttctttttcttcaaggaAGCGCGCATTTTGTTCGCATCTGttgatgatttttatttttgttgtaatgttgttttcgtttttttttttaaagacggTCTGGAAATTTTCGAACCGGTGTTAATTTGTAAAACCTGGTTTACACTGCGACATAGGCCAAAGAATAAACATAaagcataagcataacgaaGTTCACACATGTTGCATAAGAGAAGTGACATACGCAAGCGCAGTTTGCTCCGGAAAAAAACTCGCTGGAGAATGGGACGAGCAACGTTTCTAAAATGACGGACAAGGAAGAAATTCTTCTCCTACCATTACTCCTTCTGCTTTATGGAAGAGAACGAAAAAACAGACCGAAGAGGTCCTGTTGGGTATTTTCTAAGGAATATTTTCCGAACGAGGAAAGAACAAGGAGACTCGGGAACTGCAACCAGCGGACTGAGAATTTTAATTCTGGCGATTTGTCGCAAAGGCAGGGATAATTGCGAACCGACCCAgcaagtttcttgtaaaaaaaacagTACCTTCGGACGCCGTCTTAGGCATTGTTAACTTGAATATCCGTTGGCATAAAAAATGCTGACTCCTCGGTATTATATCTTATGTTTACCTTGCCCCCGGTTTACGCAGTTATAaacgtgacataagcataagaaaatggaaacggttcctttttcttacacttatgcttatgtcactccCGGTTTACACAGCTTTTGCTTATACTTATGTTTATGCTTCTGCTTATGTCACAGTGTAAAACAGGCTTAATCCCACACCACATAAAGCTCTACCTAGTAGACTAACGGCCAATCACGTGACAGCGATTTCGACTCGCGCGTTTGTGTCGATTTCGTTTGCTTTCGGACACAGGGCGATAATCGTTATCTTTCTTTTTGCAATGGAGAGAATGTGAGGTGTGACAGAGTGGATTCATTTCATCGAAGCTTTCCAAACATTGGCGGAAACGCATTACCATAATGATACCAGGAACATCGTTCAGACGCGGATCTTCTACTCCGTTGAGCACTGAATCGTACCGCTTTCTTTTGGCTCTGAAAGCGCCAAAATGTCTGAGCCCGTTGCTTTGTTTAATTCTGCAATAACAATTGTAGAATTCAACTCCGTTTGGCATTTTAATCCCCATTGGTAAAAAGAGTCCTGAATGAATGCTGTCAAATTATGAATTTACACAAGTCGAGTGCTGTCTCGTTTCTGTCAGGAACAGGTAATAGAAGCAAAGCACTCTAGCGAGTGCGCAAATATAGCTGATGCTACGAAAAGCGTGGATTAAAAAAGGAAAGCCAAATTTTCTACAGTCTTCCAAGCTTCTTGAGTGGAACGATTTTAATTTGCGCAGGCACGGTTGCGTGTCTCACGCATTGTCGGTAGTTGAGATTAAACGAAGTGGCTCCTGCAATTAACTTTTTTGACCCCATGGCGTAGGCGTTTCGTAGACAACTGTCGCAATAAAAGTTTTTTGTCGAGTCGAGcctatttgtttttctttctctatGTAAACACAGTGTTGGTTTGCAtattaaaaatgcaaatttgcaAACCCAAGTATTTTTCATTCATAATTTTGGGATGAAAAACATTTAGAATTATTGTCATTTCTGTTAAAAGCTAGGGAACATAAGTTTTTTTATGTAACGTAAAGAAAGAGCTAAATAGAGTTTGTCAGACTTTCGTCTCTTTCAACTAAATTGTTAAGAAGCTAAATTTTGAActgtaaatatttaaaaagtgGGTTTAGGGTTTCATAAGCTTTTTTCATACGTCAAGTTGTTCCAATCTATAATTCAATTTTGGCCTTCTGGTATCTATTAGTAGACACTTTGTGCCTTCTGGAACGTCTTTATTTCCACTTGAATGAAGCACATACTTTAGATTTTTTAGGATAAATTTGACAGTTAGTTGCTCAAGACTCAGTGTCGCCTaaaatctagttttcactgacGGAATTCATTCATGGAAATTGCAAGGGCAACTTATAGCTTCTTATAGTTAGCAAAACAGATCAGTCAAACATTTTTAGAATATTTGGGCATTTTAAGTTTATTGTGACCCCAGCGGTTCCATGGTTTTGTTACTTTATTGTCATATTATATTGCAAGAGCATCAAAGCACTTAATGCTggcttgttttcatttgtttaaaCAAAGAGTCGACATCACTTTTTAGGTAAACTTATTCTTAATTGATTTATGGCTTTCAGCCTTTTTCCTGAGCTCCcgtgattttaaatggttataTTTGAATTCacagaggaatttttttatattaaagTCGGAAGACCAGTACCCCAAATTGCCAGGATACAAAAATAGCCGCCGATCAATTTGTTAAGAGGGAAAAACAACGCTATAAACGGTTTTGTCATTGTCTGGAGAATTCGGCAAATTCCGTTGAGCTACGTAGGTAAAGGCCGACGGAGTTTTTATTCAAGAATTTTAACTTTCTGTTTACACACGGCTGAAGTAATGGACATTTCTGTGGTTTTAATCTGTCAAACTTTGTTTGAAGAGCGCGTCTTGGACCTGCCCATTATCACAACATCACACCTAGAGTGATCGGCATGGCATATTATGCTTGTTATGGCGTACACAAGTCGCACACAAAATTGAGTGGAAAAACAGACGTCATGGTTTGATAGGCCGTTTTATGATCTTTGTGTTGGCAAAGTAGATTTTGGAAATCTGAATGGCTCAATTCCCAACGTATATTTCTCGACTAGATCCCCAGTTTCGGCGTTTTGTTAGCGTTGTCAATGTCCACTCTTCGTCGGAAAATTCCATATCGAAGGACGATTCGTCTAAAGACGGAGCGGCATCTTTGCAATCTACAAGCTCGTTCTCTGACTCGAACCA
The Montipora capricornis isolate CH-2021 chromosome 10, ASM3666992v2, whole genome shotgun sequence genome window above contains:
- the LOC138020292 gene encoding EF-hand calcium-binding domain-containing protein 4A-like, with the protein product MEQQIRMEKERIRNEQLKREKTLKEELRRELESKELEMQLLLQKQKSLEEEIQRKCSSEQDIKSENEKLFQKTVYLEEMLNSSVSSLEDTKSYVNQLQAQTALEKKERARRSGNFRTGVNL
- the LOC138018533 gene encoding troponin C-like, with translation MAEDTDQLKSVLKERAIELYNLCDQDRKGYITKNELQSVIAELGLPLDSAQVKQTFNELDEDQNGYLTLEEFTAGFGLFLGIHSEDEGNGGLEEISSINDPGQELFFLCDPEGKGYITKADLERVADDLNLNFEQLDFIFDKLDIDQNGRLTMDEFVEGFGSFLGENNVAMELDSPKHDSNEDVTSHIGHDIFESSEINLASPNHASEEALFREIVESVGEDIFTGWLTKDQLRDLWGALRKNDVRGLQKFEEFLGKVSTEIRRAKMDSEQLESALKR